A portion of the Lolium rigidum isolate FL_2022 chromosome 1, APGP_CSIRO_Lrig_0.1, whole genome shotgun sequence genome contains these proteins:
- the LOC124660708 gene encoding uncharacterized protein LOC124660708 — MDLQSLRRFWGQWEIRVLLIVSLWLQIFLLLAGGLRKRSVTTWLRMLLWLAYLLADSIAIYTLGNLSQNQKHSGSLDQEMHLLAFWAPFLILHLGGQDTITAFAIEDNELWLRHLLSLVSQVALAVYVYWKSRPTGAGLLIPAIIMFVSGVIKYGERTWALKSASMSSFRSSLLTPPDAGPSYAKFLEMYQSAIDSGLHAHIVIVPEEPCDGGVQVEEERIRYRDLVYTSYKFFETFRRLFVDLILSFQDRADSLAFFRKLKMDQAFKVVEIELMLMYESFHSKCVVIHGPVGRILRVFTLAAPAVSLVVFAAWEDKRGYKKVDIVISYVLLGGAFLLETYAILLMIVSPWSYVYMRDKQGDGWSARADKLFGWLSFFQPERRPRWSNQMAQYNLLTYCLKDKPRWYTRAMEELEWKHNIRLKTMWDSFWYTNHTDVSLVLKNLIFQQLKEKANSTSDPLSYRQFGEHRGQWILQRNGCYQQLGWSVELEFDESMLLWHIATDLCYYGERRDNHDFSESDGATSGGCFWSYEDFNGLWSFIEVEYRPLQSLSKQISNYMLFLLVMRPFMMTATIGQIRFGDTCAEAKNFFHRGADDDLTEVQGAEMLSAVQTNNIRPRDVKGDRSKSVLFDACRLAEVLRSLHPQAKRWRVISGVWVEMLCYAAGKCRGNFHAKQLSQGGELLTVVWLLMAHFGIGEQYRVESGHARTKIVIET, encoded by the coding sequence ATGGACCTCCAGTCGTTGCGGCGATTTTGGGGGCAGTGGGAGATCCGTGTGCTGCTCATCGTCAGCCTGTGGCTGCAGATCTTCCTCCTGTTGGCCGGCGGCTTGCGCAAGCGCAGTGTCACCACCTGGCTGCGCATGCTTCTGTGGCTGGCCTACCTGCTCGCGGATTCCATCGCCATCTACACGCTGGGTAACCTGTCGCAGAACCAGAAGCACAGCGGCTCTCTTGACCAAGAGATGCATCTGTTAGCCTTTTGGGCTCCCTTCCTCATCCTGCACCTCGGTGGCCAGGACACCATCACCGCGTTCGCCATCGAGGACAACGAGCTGTGGCTTCGCCACCTGCTGAGCCTCGTCTCTCAGGTTGCTCTCGCGGTGTATGTGTACTGGAAATCTCGGCCAACCGGCGCCGGCCTCCTGATACCGGCGATCATTATGTTCGTGTCAGGTGTCATCAAGTACGGCGAGAGGACGTGGGCGCTCAAGTCGGCGAGCATGAGCAGTTTCCGGAGCTCGTTGCTGACGCCGCCGGATGCTGGACCCAGCTACGCCAAGTTCCTCGAGATGTACCAGTCGGCCATTGATTCGGGCCTGCACGCCCATATCGTTATCGTGCCGGAAGAGCCCTGCGACGGTGGCGTGCAAGTCGAAGAAGAGAGGATCCGGTACCGGGATCTTGTTTACACGTCGTACAAGTTCTTCGAGACCTTCCGGCGACTCTTCGTGGACTTGATCCTGAGCTTCCAGGATCGCGCCGACAGCCTCGCCTTCTTCCGGAAGCTCAAGATGGATCAGGCGTTCAAGGTGGTTGAGATCGAGCTGATGCTCATGTACGAATCCTTCCATTCCAAGTGCGTGGTGATCCATGGCCCAGTTGGCCGCATCCTCCGTGTGTTCACTCTCGCGGCGCCAGCGGTGTCGCTGGTGGTCTTTGCAGCGTGGGAGGACAAGCGAGGTTACAAGAAGGTCGACATTGTCATCTCATATGTGCTCCTGGGAGGTGCTTTTTTGCTGGAGACTTACGCGATCCTCCTGATGATCGTTTCTCCATGGAGCTATGTCTACATGCGAGACAAGCAGGGAGATGGTTGGTCAGCAAGGGCGGACAAACTGTTTGGCTGGCTAAGTTTCTTCCAGCCGGAGAGAAGGCCGAGGTGGTCAAACCAGATGGCGCAGTACAACTTGCTAACCTACTGTCTCAAGGACAAACCTCGATGGTACACAAGAGCAATGGAGGAGTTGGAGTGGAAGCACAACATCCGTCTCAAGACGATGTGGGACAGCTTCTGGTACACAAATCACACGGATGTGTCCTTGGTACTCAAAAATCTCATCTTCCAGCAGCTCAAGGAGAAGGCAAACAGCACATCAGATCCATTGAGCTACCGTCAGTTTGGCGAGCACCGTGGGCAGTGGATACTCCAGCGCAACGGCTGCTACCAGCAACTTGGGTGGAGCGTTGAGCTAGAGTTCGACGAGAGCATGCTCCTGTGGCATATAGCTACGGACTTGTGCTACTACGGCGAGCGTAGAGATAATCACGACTTCAGCGAGAGCGACGGCGCCACCTCTGGAGGCTGCTTCTGGTCCTACGAGGATTTCAATGGTCTGTGGAGCTTCATCGAGGTGGAGTATCGTCCATTGCAATCACTGAGCAAGCAGATCTCGAATTACATGCTCTTCCTTCTTGTGATGCGGCCTTTCATGATGACGGCCACCATCGGGCAGATCCGCTTTGGTGACACCTGCGCCGAAGCCAAAAACTTTTTCCACCGAGGGGCCGACGACGACCTCACTGAGGTACAGGGAGCGGAGATGCTTTCCGCTGTGCAGACCAACAACATCAGGCCGCGGGACGTAAAAGGGGACAGGAGCAAGTCTGTGTTGTTCGACGCGTGCCGGCTGGCGGAGGTGCTACGGAGCCTGCATCCCCAGGCGAAGCGATGGAGGGTCATTTCTGGCGTTTGGGTGGAGATGCTGTGCTATGCCGCCGGCAAGTGCCGGGGCAACTTCCACGCCAAGCAGCTAAGCCAGGGAGGAGAGTTGCTTACCGTCGTGTGGTTGCTCATGGCGCACTTCGGTATTGGGGAGCAGTACAGAGTAGAGTCTGGCCATGCTAGGACCAAGATCGTCATTGAAACCTGA